AAGATTTTTAATTAATTTGTTTTGTTAATTAGGGTACATGCTTGTCGCTATTGAATCAGCTAGGGGGTGTATTCATATGGATGAAACCTCCGAACATAAATTGAATCTTGGTTTGATGAGATTTATCCGGCGCCAGGTAATTGAAAATAAGATTCCCGAAAATTTTAGAATTGCAATTGGCAGAGGCACGTTATATCATATTTTCTTTACCCCTTTTTCAAATTCTTTGCAACATAAGCCTATGATTCTTGTATCAATATGCGGTATAGGGAGTCACATTTTTAATTATGGTATATATAATACTCAAAGCTATGTGGAAACTAAGTTAAACATTCCTCATGTAGATGCTGCGCCTGTTACAAGGTTAATCAATTTTGTGATGAATGAGCTTGTATCAGGAGAAGAGTAAAGAGGTTTTATAAAACTTGAAGAAGTTATTGGCAAGGCTACATTTGTACCATTATGTTCTGCTTAACTACTCATTTAATATTGTGGCAATTAAACAGACAAAGAGTTGTGCAAAACATTTACCGTAGAACTATACTCTCTCGAAAATTTTACAATTGTATGAGTTATAGAACTGCGAAAATTGTTTAATAGGGGGTTGAATCTATGAGCAATGACAAAAATCTTCCAGTTGTAATATCGGAATCCGGCGCAGTTGCTGCCGTTAAAAAATCATTTAGTCTTGTTTTTAGGATGATATATGGTTTAGGCACACATCCAAAAGCTGTTTTTTTTGGAATGCTTGGGGCGGTAACCTCGCTGTTGCCTGAAATAATGACTAAAAATGGAAATACGTGGTGGCTGCAAAAATCAGGTAATGACCGACTTTCAAAAGATATGGCTGAGATAACTTTTAGTATTATGGGCCTTGCTTTATGGGGGTGGTTTTTTTCATACCTTTGGATTAATTTCGCAGTTATTATTCCCGCATATTGGGAATCGTTAATGTTTTGGTTTGATGGTTTCGGTTGGTGGGGTCCGTGGCTTATCTGGACTTGGGGTTTTATTGACCTAATTCTTTTGTTTATGCTTACGAACATTTTAGGGTGGGCATTTTTTAAAAATGTGGCAAAAAACAATACACTGCTTTTAGAAGATGAAACTCCTGCAGAAAAAGATACGTCTTCGGATAAGGAGTAAGAAATTGGGCATCTCTGAATCTGTAAAACAAAATTTGAATGTTTTGTCGGATGATTCATTAACTGTCCGGATTACGCATGAACCTATTCAGCTTACTGTTAAAATTGATGATGTTAGCGGCATTTCTCCGGATTTTCAATCCGAAACAAGAAAAAAGATTAATTCTCTCCCTGATAACGAACAAGAAAAAGTTGCAAAGCAAATATATGAATATAGTATGAGAGTTCAACGTTTTTACAAAGACCGAAAAATTATCTTATACTACTTGTTTTTAAAATTTGCAATATCTGAATCCATGGGCATGGTTGAAGTGCTGTACTTTGTCATAGTTAAAGTTTCAAAGGACAAGCTTTTAAGGCTTGCAGACGATAATTTTGTGCAGGGTGTTGTTCTGCTTCCCCACTAATTGCGCAGTCACCTAGGAAGTGAGCAGTGTAAAATCTCATTTTTCCTATGTGTGTTTCAATAGCGGTTCATATTTGATTGTCTCTTCAATGGAAATGGAGTATGATAAATCTGATCGAGTGGGGCAAGCATATCCGTCAGTTTATAGCAAAACAATGAATGGTTGTGTCAGGTTTCAATGATTAATTTAGTTTTTAACTTTTAACATAGTTGATAAGTAATTTTACATTTCTCTATTGGAAAGGAAGTGCGCGATGAGTGAAAAGACTTCTGGAAAGCCTGAACTCGATTTGCAAACTGTTGCGCAGAAGTTGGGTGTTAATTTCGATATGGATAAACTTTTAGTTACTGCATCTCAAAAAGGCGAATTTGACTGTGTGGAGTTTTTGGTAAAGAATGGCGCTGATGTTCATGCGGCGCTGATGTTCATGCACCAGGTGATGGCCATCTTGAGGTTGTCCGTTTCCTTAAGAACAACTTTAAGTAGATTTTAATAGAGTAAAAACATGCCTAATGAGACCAGAACTTGACAATGACAATTTTTGAAGTGTTATGAAATCTCATTTTTCCTATGTGTTTTACCGATGGCTTATCTTTGCATTGTGGTGTCGAGTTTTGATTGACGATGATGCTGTCTTATCATCATCTAATCTGGAGGTAAACAATGTTTGAAAGCATGACAGAGACTATTAAGGAGACTATTATCCATTTATTTGGTTCCCACAGCAATGCTAAAATTCCTGTTAAAATAGTTTATGGATTCTTTGCCCTTAACATTAACCTAAGTGATATTGTTCAGAGTTGGGAGGATTTTACAGGGCAAGAACAAATGAGCAAATTTAAGGGGCGTATAAATACTCCAGAGGTAAAAAAAATAATTAATGAACAAGTGGGGGATATTTTTAAATATTTTTCATCAAATGGGATAACATATAACACGGATGTCATATTGGATAATTTTGTAGACAAGGAACTGAATGGGTTTTTTAGCATTGAAGTAAGACTTAAACTGGATAAAACAACGTGTTTAAATATCAATGAATTATTCAATCTTATTTCTGTTGAATTTGATTTTGGGGGTGATGAGATTTTAGACATAGGAGATATATCAATTCTGAATTGATGGTAGGAGGTGTTTATTGAAAGTAAACATTATTACAGAAAAGTTCAGAATGATTCTGGAGAATTCAGATAATGTTGTTTTGTTCAATGTTCTGGTTTTATTTAATAGTTTCAAGTATGGTATGGATAGGGTCATTCTTGGCAGCAATAGATTGATAATTGAGAGTGACACTCCGTTATTTGACATTGAAATCCAGAAACATTTGAAAAACGTAATTATTCCTTTTTGTGTTGAATTGGGATGCGCTATCAATCAACAAAGTATAGGAATCAGCGCCGTAGGCCATCTTTCGGTTTCAATGCATGCAACTAAAACTCAAATTAAGATGATGACTAATTCGGGAATTGTTGACATCATTGAGTTGATTGGCGAAGAAAGGGGTAAAGATGACGGCAAACTTGTCCAATTTCAGGTGCAGTAATGTCCAGTAAAGAGTATGCTCTCTTGTTTGTTCTAGTATTATTCAAGTTAATTTTTCAGTTAATCATGTTTGTTTTAATTGTGTATGGCTTGTTTTTAGTAATACTTTAACAAAATGAAGTTTTAACACAAAAGTTAACGTTATTCCGTGCAGAGTCGCGCAGTGTTAGTGTATTTATCAGCACAGTAGCCTCTGGTTGCATTAAAGTGCACATGAGCCATAAACCGACGTTAACTTTGGTTTGTCGCTTCATAAAAATAAAGTATTACTCTTTTTAGATGCAAATAAAAAGGAGAGTATGCAAAATGCATGGCCCACAGACAGAAAATAAATCTAGGTATAAGAGGATGATAAGCCCATTAGGATTCGTTATTTTATTTCTTTTATTATTTGTGTTTGGGATTCTATTTGTTTTGGGGTTTATTGGAGACTCTAATCATAAGCAGACCAACCAAATTTTGGCCGATTCGCAAACAAGTGAAGCATTTGAAAATGGAACATCTGAACTGGAATCTTTTAGTAATTTGATGAATTCATTTGAGATATCTGAATTAAACGAGATTATCAATAAAAAAGATTATTCGAATGCAAATAGGGTGAATCTGAATGGTGTTACGCCTTTAATGGTGGCGGCCTATTTCGGGAAAGAGCAAGTCCTTGTCTCATTTTTGGCCCGTGGCGCTGATGAAAATGCCAGAGATAGATACGGGCATACTCCACTTATGTATGCAGTTTGTTCGCCTAAATCTATTTTTTTAGGTCCTAATCTTGCTGCAACTCTTGTGTCGGTTGGCGCAAGAATTGATGAGCAGGATTTTAGCGAATATACTGCTTTGATGTATGCCTGTATCATAGGCAACACACCCGCTGCAAAACTTTTGCTTGAAAACGGGGCAAATCCGCATCTTTCAGGGCGCGGCAAGGTTACGGCTTTTTCTCTTGCAACTTCCCATAGTAATTTTGCAATACTTGAACTTTTAAAGTCTTATTTTTAATGAATATATTGACTAAAGTCAAACCGAAGTTAACTTTAATGAGCATACTTTACACGTACTTTTTAATCATTTTTAGCCCAAAATTGCGTCTGAATAACATGAATAGCCAGTGAAAGGGGAATAACATGAACTTTAAAAATAAGAGTTTGTTTATCCAGCTTTTCCAGAGCGAGTCTCTTGAAGAAGAAAAGAGAATTTTTGTAAAGATTGCATCTCAAAATTCCCAATTCCTAGTTTATGTAGCATCAAAAATTTTATTTATGAAAAAGTTTCCTGTTGTGTACAATAATTTCAAAAACTATCCCCTA
This genomic interval from Candidatus Woesearchaeota archaeon contains the following:
- a CDS encoding ankyrin repeat domain-containing protein, encoding MSEKTSGKPELDLQTVAQKLGVNFDMDKLLVTASQKGEFDCVEFLVKNGADVHAALMFMHQVMAILRLSVSLRTTLSRF
- a CDS encoding ankyrin repeat domain-containing protein; its protein translation is MHGPQTENKSRYKRMISPLGFVILFLLLFVFGILFVLGFIGDSNHKQTNQILADSQTSEAFENGTSELESFSNLMNSFEISELNEIINKKDYSNANRVNLNGVTPLMVAAYFGKEQVLVSFLARGADENARDRYGHTPLMYAVCSPKSIFLGPNLAATLVSVGARIDEQDFSEYTALMYACIIGNTPAAKLLLENGANPHLSGRGKVTAFSLATSHSNFAILELLKSYF